From one Deltaproteobacteria bacterium genomic stretch:
- the rfbA gene encoding glucose-1-phosphate thymidylyltransferase RfbA, translating to MEPSTPPRRKGIILAGGAGTRLYPITRVVCKQLLPIYDKPMIYYPLSILMLAGIREILIISTPQDLPKFKTLLGAGADWGLSFTYAEQPRPEGLAQAFIIGKEFIGSDHVCLILGDNLFYSYGFQGVLQRAVEIREGGLIFGYRVHDPERYGVVEFDASGNVLSIEEKPARPKSNYVVPGLYFYDNDVIEIAEGLKPSARGELEITDVNQEYLKRGELKVELLGRGMAWLDTGTHESLLAASRFIETIEKRQGLKVACVEEVAFRMGYIDEDQVRRLARPLETNDYGKYLLELLKEPKVTP from the coding sequence ATGGAACCGTCAACCCCTCCTCGAAGAAAAGGCATCATCCTCGCCGGCGGCGCTGGAACGCGCCTTTACCCTATCACCAGGGTCGTGTGCAAGCAGCTTCTCCCGATTTACGACAAGCCCATGATCTACTATCCCCTGTCCATTCTCATGCTGGCGGGCATCCGGGAAATCCTTATCATTTCAACGCCGCAAGACCTTCCCAAGTTCAAGACCCTTCTCGGGGCAGGAGCGGACTGGGGGCTTAGCTTCACTTACGCCGAGCAGCCGCGGCCTGAAGGCCTGGCCCAGGCCTTTATTATTGGAAAGGAGTTCATCGGCTCAGACCATGTCTGTCTTATCTTAGGAGACAACCTCTTTTACAGTTATGGCTTTCAGGGCGTACTCCAGCGAGCGGTGGAGATCAGAGAAGGAGGACTCATTTTCGGCTACCGGGTGCATGATCCCGAGCGGTACGGCGTTGTGGAATTCGACGCCTCTGGCAATGTCCTGAGTATTGAGGAAAAGCCGGCCAGACCTAAATCCAATTATGTCGTGCCCGGCCTCTATTTTTACGATAACGATGTCATTGAGATCGCCGAGGGCCTCAAGCCTTCGGCCCGCGGGGAGCTGGAAATCACGGACGTCAATCAGGAATACCTGAAGCGAGGGGAGCTGAAGGTGGAACTCCTGGGGCGGGGGATGGCCTGGCTCGATACCGGGACCCATGAATCGCTGCTGGCGGCCAGCAGATTTATTGAAACCATTGAAAAACGCCAGGGCCTGAAGGTGGCCTGTGTGGAAGAGGTGGCCTTTCGCATGGGTTATATTGATGAAGACCAGGTGCGCCGGCTGGCCAGACCGCTTGAGACCAATGATTATGGAAAGTATCTGCTGGAACTACTGAAGGAGCCCAAAGTAACACCGTGA